ACAGAAGGCTCATGCCTTAAAAATCCGGCTCCATGTTACAAGTAAGAAGCACCTGACAACCTCACCGAAGGCGCCGCCGTGTGTCTTTTTGATCCACCCGCAGCGCCCCTCAACCCCTTCGGCAAGCCGCCAAGAAACCTGCCAAAAGTGTACAGAGCCGTTTGTGTGGCGCTGGTAGCACTTGGAGCAGCGTCAGTTGTTCAGAACTGAACAGGCATTGTACGGTTCTGGACAGAGGGGAATCAAATGCAAAAGGGAGCATGGCCCTGCCATACCCCCTTTTTTGTACCACCAAGTTATTTTAATTCACAGCTTCTGAATTCTCTGATAAGTTGTGCCCTTTGTCTGTTGGGTGACCAGAATGTAAATGCCTGCGGGTTGTGTGCTGAGGTCGACTTCCCAACGGCCCGATGTCACCTGGTGCTCGTGTACGGTCACGCCTGTCATGCTCAGCACCTTCAAGACGCCTGTAGCCGGGGTCTCTTCCTCAAACGAAACCTGAAATACATCCCGGCTGGGGTTCGGATAGACCGTAAAGCCAGTTACCTGTGGCGAGGCGCCGGGGGAGGCACTTGCCACACGGGCGGGCGCTTCGCAGTTGGTTGCCGGCAACCCATACCCAATGGGGGCAGAAGTGCCCTGGGTGATGTAAAGCTTGTCGAAACGTACGTTGGGTTCGCGGAAGCTGAAATCGAGCTGGTGCGTTCCTGCCGATAAGGTAAAGGTACTATCGTCCATCACGCCATGCCACTGGTAATTTGGGTCAGGCATCCAGCCCCAGTTGTACCAATCGCCGCCATCGAGCCGTACCCAGAATGAATTTGCGTGCATGCCCAACGAGCGCAACAGCCCGTAGAAGTGGTAGTCACCGGCCTCGCTGGTGGTAAAAGAGAACTGCACTTGATCGGCCGGATTCTCACTCGGCGTGTACCCGTACGTGTTGGTGATGGTCACATACTGGTCGTTTGAAGCATTTGCATCGGTTCGGGTCAGCCAGCTCCTGCCCACGGTTGCGCACTCGGCCTCCAACCAGGTATCTGTTTCGTCACCGCCACAGTTGGTGGCAGGCATGCCCTGATCTGCTGGCGGGGTGTCGTCTCTGGTGATGTAGAGCTTGTCGAAACGCGCATTCGGCTCACGGAAGCTGAAATCGAGTTGGTGCACTCCTGCCGAAAGTGCAAACGTGCTGTCGTCCATCACACCGTGCCACTGGTACGTTTCATTGGGTCCCCACCCCCAGTTGTACCAATCGCCACCATCCAACCGTACCCAGAACGAGTTGGCATGACGCCCCAGCGAACGCAACAGCCCATAGAAGTGATAATCGCCCGCCTCGCTCACCGAGAACGCGAATTGCACCTGATCAGCCGGATTCTCGCTCGGTGCGTATCCATACGTGTTGGTGATGGTCACGTACTTGCCATTCGAGGCCTTCCCATCGGTTCGGGTCAGCCAAGCACTGCCCACAGTAGCACATTCTGCCTCCAGCCAAAGGTCGGTAGCGCCACCACCCCCTGTACTATCGGCATTCACTTCTATGGTCACAACCGCTTGCGCTGACAGTGGCAAAGTTGAATTGTCATCAGTAGCAGTGAAGGTGACGTTAAATATACCACTTCCAGAAGGCGTCCAAGAGAAAGTGCCCGTAACGTTATTGCCAACATTGTTTTGAACAAATGTGGCTCCCTGGGTGAAAGGTAATCCTGACGCCTGAATGGTTACATTCTCACCTCCCTCATCAGAGGCAGATACATTAAAAGAAAGAGAGTTTCCTACAGTCGTTGTTTGCAGAGTGGAAATCGGCTCAAATTCAGGTGTATATGGATTCACGACCGCATTGTCAATAATAAGTAGCGTAAAATCCCGCTTCACCTGTGCTCCTGTTTTAACACCATTCTTTTTTTCTTCAATAAGCGTTGAAACGATCCAAAAGCCTGTCTGTGCTGCAGAAGGTGTCCATGCTATGGTGCCTGATTGTGAAATAGATAGACCCGCCATTTGAGAGTATGGACTACTTACTCCAATGACGTCATCCAACGAGTATTCCAGTACATCGCCTTCAGGATCAGTAACGTTAAAACTAAAACTCAGGGGTTGACCTGCCGCAAAGGTAAAAATTGGGATATCAAAAAATTGTGGAGAAGAACTTGGTGAACTTGGCGTGTGGCTGATTGCCGCGGTAAGCCCCATCACATCAAATTCAGAATAATTTTTAGGACTATAGTCTGATACATCACTCCCATCATAACGACAACAAGATCCCCATGATAGCTCGCTTATTCCAGCACTTGTGAATGTAACGACTCCTTCCTCAACAGAATAATACGTAATTCCATCAGGTAAAATTCCGTCAGATACCAAGGTCAAGTCTATCGTGCTTGCACTTACAGGCCCGGTTGCAGCCAGTGAAGCCAGTCTATCTTCTATAATGTAACTAGACCGCCAGTAAGCACGCGCCGTGATTTTGTACTGATTGCTTCCTATGTATTCATAGGTTATCTGCCCTCCTTTAAAATGGGAAGCCCACGCTACAGTGCTTCCTAAAAAAAAGCAAAGCATCCAGCTAATTCGGCGCCAGTTAACGGGCGCTTGCACTAAAAAAAGCGTAGAATTCATCAAAGTTTTCATGCGAAATAAGTAGGTTATAGTTTAAAAAAACAGATACAATTCAATTCAAGAGACGACACAAGCACGTATCAGTAAAGACAAAAAAGCGCATGAGGCGACACAGGCACTCGCCCCTGTATTGGATCGCCAAAAAGGAAGATTACTTCAGATGGTATGCAGAAACCATTCGCCTGTATATGAGTGGCTCACATACATTCTCAGGCAGATGCTCACGCCTGTTTTCCAAAAAAATATGCTCAACGAAAGTAGAGAAGGGAGCACTAAAAATAAATACCTACTTTTCAGTATTCAACTAAACAACACGCATACAACTCAAAACAAAAGACAACAATTGAGTCTATACCTAATTTATACTGAAAAATAGGTAGTAACCCAGTAGGCTCAAATATAACGTTGGAGTTTAGCGTTCAGTAGAGGAGGAACCGTTTTCTTTGGGAGCTGCGGAGGAGGCGAGTTGGTCAAAGCCACTGCGGAGGTGCAGGTCGCGTTGCGGGAACGGAATTTCTACGCCGTTTTCGCGAAACTTCTTTGCGATGGCGTAGTACAACTGACTTTTCAGGACACGGGGCGTGTCGGTGTAGCGGCGGGTCCAGACGCGCAAGTTGAAGTTCAGGGAACTGTCACCGAAACCATCAAAGAGCACGTCGGGTGGCGGTTCGTTCAGGACGCCGGTGTTTTCGCGCGCGACTTCCAGGAGAAGCTTCTTGATGCGCTCCGGTTCTTCGTTGTAGGATACCCCCACGGGAAAATTGAAGCGAACCGTGCGGTCGCGGTAACTCCAGTTGATGACTTTGGAGGAGATAAAATCGGAATTGGGCACGATGATAGCGATGTTGTCGTTCGTGACGACCGTGGTGGCGCGGGCGCTGATGTCCACCACATTGCCGGTCACGTCGCCCACTTCGATGCGGTCGCCCACCTTGATGGGCCGCTCAAACAGGATGATGATGCCGCTGATGAAGTTGCTGGTGATGTTTTGCAGGCCAAACCCAATCCCTACGCCCAACGCACCGGCCAGCAGGCCGAGGGCGCTCAGGTCTACCCCCGCCGTTTGGATGATGACGAGTAGCCCCAGCACCATGATGATGTAGCGCGTGATGGTCCCGATGATCTCCCGAATCCCGATGTCCATGTTGTAGCGGATCAGGATGCGCTTGACCAGTAGCGTGCGGATTTTGCCCGAAACGGTATAGAGCAGAACGAGGCAGGTGATGAAAAAGATGATGTCCCACAGACTCAGGCTAGAGGCTCTGCCCAGGCCCAAGGGCTCAGTAAAAAACTGCACGATGTCGCCGAGCCACTCTTTGAGCTGGTCCAGGACTTTGCTTTCTACTTGTCGTTCTTCCTCCATACGCAGGGGGCCATCGGCACTAGGCACCGGTGTAAACTTATGACCTTCTTCAGGCGCTTGCAAGCATCAGGGCAACTCCCTGAGAATCTGCCTTATACCAACCCCCGGGCTTTCAGTTCCAGGTATTTGTTGACGGTTTTGAGCGTAAGTTGGTCTGGTGGAGTCAGGATCGACTGGATGCCGTAACGGCTCAGCTCGCGGACGACCTGACGCTTCTCAAACGCGATTTTTTCGGCGATGGTCTGTACGTAAATGCCCGTCAGGTCATGGGACGGCTGTTCGATCAGATCACGCAGTTCCGTGTTTTCGAAGAAAACTACCACCAGCACGTGGTCGCGGGCCATCAGGCGCAGGTACGGCAGTTGCCGCTGCAGCCCCGTCAGCGTCTCGAAGTTGGTGAACAGCAACAACAGGCTGCGCTGGGTCACGTTGCGACGCAGGTGCTGGTACAACACCTCGTAGTTGGTCTCTTTGAAAGAAGTTTTCTCGTGATAGAGCGCCTCCATCAATTGCTGAAGCTGCTGGTTGCGGCGCGAGGCAGGCACGTGGGTAGCAAGACGATGGTGAAACGTGATGAGGCCCGCCTTGTCGTCTTTGCGCAGGGCAATGTTGCTGATGACCAAGCTGGCGTTGATGGCGTAGTCGAGGAGGGTCATGCCGGCGAACGGCATTTTCATCACCCGTCCTTTGTCGATCAGGCTGTAGACCGGCTGGGCGCGCTCGTCCTGAAATGTGTTGACCATCAGGCCTCCCCGGCGGGCGGTGGCTTTCCAGTTGACGGTCCGGTAATCGTCACCGATGACGTACTCCTTGATCTGCTCAAACTCGCGATTCTGCCCGACACGACGGATTTTCTTCAACCCGAACTCGGTCAGGCGCGGCGACGCAGCCATCAGTTCGTATTTCCGCATTTGCAGAAACGAAGGATAGACCGGCACCCGCTGCCCCTGGTCCGTGCGGTACCGCCGACTGACCAGCGCCAAGGGGCTGCGCACGAACACATTGACCGCCCCGAATTCGTACTCTCCGCGCCTGACGGGCCGCAGCAGGTAGCGGACGACACGGCTGGCCCCGGCTTTCAGCTGAAACGGAAACCGCAGATCGCGCAACTGGAACTGTTCCGGCAATTCGTCGATCACGTAGCCCGACACCGGAAAGGTGTATAGATTATCCAGATGAATGAACAATTCATTTTCGTCGCCGTTCGAGAGACGTTCCGGGCAAACACGGCGGGATTCGAGGCCAAACCGCCCTGCCCCCCGCCGCCCGTAAAGCAGCACCAGGTCGAGCAGGAGAAGCGCGACCAGCGCCCCGAAGCCGACCCACGCCACGCCGAACAGCGCCGGATAGGGAAAGCTCAGCAGGAACAGAAACACCACCAGGCCCACGCCCCAGAACAACCGATTGGTCAGGTATAATGATCGCAAGAGAGTCAAAGACAGATTGGAAATTGCTGATTACACACAAAGGCCAGATGAGGCGGCCGCCCTTCCTTTTACCGCGGCACTTCCACCTTATCGACCAACTGGCTGATGACGGTGTTGATGCTCGTACCCTCCATTTCGCGCTCGGGCGTCAGCATCAGGCGGTGGCGTAGCACCGGCGCTGCCATGCGCTTCACATCTTCGGGCGTCAGGAAATCGCGACCTTGCGTGGCGGCGAAGGCCTTCCCGCTGTTGAGCAGCGCAATCGAGGCCCGCGGCGAAGCCCCCAGGTAGAGGTCGGGATAACGACGCGACAGGTCCACAATGCCGGCGATGTATTCCATCAGTTTGTCTTCAACATGTACGGCCTGCACCTGTGCGCGTGCCCGTTGCAACTCCTCGGCCGTGAGCACCGCATCTACTTCGCCGACGGGCGCCTGCTGTCGCCGCTCGTGGTGCCCCCGCAGAATCATCGCTTCCTCCTGCATGGATGGATACGGCACTTCTACCTTGAACAAAAAACGGTCGAGCTGCGCCTCCGGCAGGCGGTAGGTTCCTTCCTGTTCAATGGGGTTTTGAGTCGCCATTACTAAAAAA
This region of Catalinimonas alkaloidigena genomic DNA includes:
- a CDS encoding T9SS type A sorting domain-containing protein, encoding MTIEVNADSTGGGGATDLWLEAECATVGSAWLTRTDGKASNGKYVTITNTYGYAPSENPADQVQFAFSVSEAGDYHFYGLLRSLGRHANSFWVRLDGGDWYNWGWGPNETYQWHGVMDDSTFALSAGVHQLDFSFREPNARFDKLYITRDDTPPADQGMPATNCGGDETDTWLEAECATVGRSWLTRTDANASNDQYVTITNTYGYTPSENPADQVQFSFTTSEAGDYHFYGLLRSLGMHANSFWVRLDGGDWYNWGWMPDPNYQWHGVMDDSTFTLSAGTHQLDFSFREPNVRFDKLYITQGTSAPIGYGLPATNCEAPARVASASPGASPQVTGFTVYPNPSRDVFQVSFEEETPATGVLKVLSMTGVTVHEHQVTSGRWEVDLSTQPAGIYILVTQQTKGTTYQRIQKL
- a CDS encoding mechanosensitive ion channel family protein gives rise to the protein MEEERQVESKVLDQLKEWLGDIVQFFTEPLGLGRASSLSLWDIIFFITCLVLLYTVSGKIRTLLVKRILIRYNMDIGIREIIGTITRYIIMVLGLLVIIQTAGVDLSALGLLAGALGVGIGFGLQNITSNFISGIIILFERPIKVGDRIEVGDVTGNVVDISARATTVVTNDNIAIIVPNSDFISSKVINWSYRDRTVRFNFPVGVSYNEEPERIKKLLLEVARENTGVLNEPPPDVLFDGFGDSSLNFNLRVWTRRYTDTPRVLKSQLYYAIAKKFRENGVEIPFPQRDLHLRSGFDQLASSAAPKENGSSSTER
- a CDS encoding DUF58 domain-containing protein — protein: MRSLYLTNRLFWGVGLVVFLFLLSFPYPALFGVAWVGFGALVALLLLDLVLLYGRRGAGRFGLESRRVCPERLSNGDENELFIHLDNLYTFPVSGYVIDELPEQFQLRDLRFPFQLKAGASRVVRYLLRPVRRGEYEFGAVNVFVRSPLALVSRRYRTDQGQRVPVYPSFLQMRKYELMAASPRLTEFGLKKIRRVGQNREFEQIKEYVIGDDYRTVNWKATARRGGLMVNTFQDERAQPVYSLIDKGRVMKMPFAGMTLLDYAINASLVISNIALRKDDKAGLITFHHRLATHVPASRRNQQLQQLMEALYHEKTSFKETNYEVLYQHLRRNVTQRSLLLLFTNFETLTGLQRQLPYLRLMARDHVLVVVFFENTELRDLIEQPSHDLTGIYVQTIAEKIAFEKRQVVRELSRYGIQSILTPPDQLTLKTVNKYLELKARGLV
- a CDS encoding AAA family ATPase — encoded protein: MEETNESFERQLESRLDLSPIRDSVRRVRTEISKIIVGQDEMLEQLVVALLADGHVLLEGVPGVAKTLTTKLLARTLAVDYARIQFTPDLMPSDVLGTSVFNLSESRFEFKPGPIFSNFVLIDEINRAPAKTQAALFEVMEERQVTIDGKTYPMGAPFLVMATQNPIEQEGTYRLPEAQLDRFLFKVEVPYPSMQEEAMILRGHHERRQQAPVGEVDAVLTAEELQRARAQVQAVHVEDKLMEYIAGIVDLSRRYPDLYLGASPRASIALLNSGKAFAATQGRDFLTPEDVKRMAAPVLRHRLMLTPEREMEGTSINTVISQLVDKVEVPR